In one window of Lampris incognitus isolate fLamInc1 chromosome 3, fLamInc1.hap2, whole genome shotgun sequence DNA:
- the rabggta gene encoding geranylgeranyl transferase type-2 subunit alpha has protein sequence MHGRVKIKSTAQQEEEKRKEREKKLKIYVTARDACFSKRKEGVLDEEALQLTKELLSSNPDFATLWNYRREILMHLETVREEEAVQKIYESELSFLESCLKVNPKSYGSWHHRGWVSARLPQPDWARELGLCDRCLSLDDRNFHCWDYRRMVVKMSAVPVDQELQFTDRLIGSNFSNYSSWHYRSTLLPLLHPESPEPPSPCRQPPQSSPPPSPQTQSHRVCEEQLLKEYELVQNAFFTDPNDQSAWFYYRWLLGRAECEEMISCVYVSREKGRVAVAFSRPVNAQSVGLMLVLDGQPQQVEWRSVHPSFKHSPVWICDLSPGTIIDITNEHNLTVHWTEKHTHRDCALYTGRTESWCRDSATDQELFRSELSVEKTSVLQSELQSCSQLQELEPLNKWCLLTIILLMRALDPLGYEKETLAHFQTLKEVDLMRSAYYSDLCSKFMIENTILKMEYAEVRVFSISDKNLTTLCHLDQLLLVTHMNLSSNQLQRLPPQFAMLQCLEVLEANNNFIEDLEGVYQLPKLEEVFLKNNKISRLEDLQPLASCPKLKRLDLRGNPITQTANIQSELAELLPSVTDFLF, from the exons ATG CATGGTCGAGTAAAGATTAAATCTACAGctcagcaggaggaggagaaaagaaaggAACGGGAGAAGAAACTGAAGATATATGTGACTGCACGGGATGCCTGCTTTTCGAAG AGGAAGGAAGGTGTCTTAGATGAGGAGGCCCTCCAGTTGACCAAAGAGCTACTGTCATCCAACCCTGATTTTGCCACCCtttggaactacagaagagagatTCTAATGCATCTGGAGACTGTGAG GGAGGAAGAGGCTGTGCAAAAGATATATGAGTCTGAGCTGTCATTTCTTGAGTCATGCCTGAAGGTGAACCCCAAGTCTTATGGCAGCTGGCACCACCGAGGTTGGGTCTCTGCCCGCCTGCCTCAGCCGGACTGGGCTAGAGAGCTGGGGCTTTGTGATCGCTGCCTCAGCTTGGATGACCGCAACT TTCACTGCTGGGACTACCGTCGGATGGTTGTGAAAATGTCTGCTGTGCCTGTGGATCAGGAGCTGCAGTTTACTGATCGTCTCATTGGCTCCAATTTTTCCAACTACTCAAGCTGGCACTACCGTAGCACCCTCCTGCCCCTGCTCCACCCAGAGTCTCCCGAGCCCCCTTCACCATGCCGCCAGCCCCCCCAATCTTCCCCTCCACCGTCTCCGCAAACTCAGTCCCATCGCGTCTGTGAAGAGCAGCTGCTCAAAG AATATGAGCTTGTTCAGAATGCCTTCTTTACCGACCCCAATGACCAGAGTGCCTGGTTCTACTATCGTTGGTTGCTAGGAAGAG CGGAATGTGAAGAGATGATAAGCTGTGTGTATGTCAGTCGGGAGAAGGGGAGAGTGGCTGTTGCCTTCTCCAGGCCCGTCAAT GCACAGTCTGTAGGTCTGATGCTGGTGCTGGACGGACAGCCCCAGCAGGTGGAATGGAGGAGTGTTCACCCAAGCTTCAAACACAGCCCCGTCTGG ATCTGCGATCTTTCTCCTGGGACAATAATTGACATTACCAACGAACATAATCTGACCGTACATTGGACTGAAAAGCATACACACAGAGACTGTGCTCTATACACAG GTCGAACTGAAAGTTGGTGCCGGGATTCTGCTACAGATCAGGAACTTTTCAG GAGTGAACTCTCAGTGGAGAAGACATCAGTGTTACAGTCTGAGCTACAATCCTGCAGTCAGCTACAAGAACTGGAACCTCTGAATAAGT GGTGCTTGCTAACCATCATCCTCCTAATGAGGGCATTAGACCCCCTTGGCTATGAAAAAGAGACCCTTGCTCACTTCCAAACACTTAAA GAAGTGGATTTAATGCGCTCTGCGTATTACAGTGACCTGTGCAGTAAATTCATGATTGAAAACACCATTCTAAAAATGGAATATGCGGAGGTGCGTGTCTTCAGCATCTCTGACAAG AACTTGACCACGTTATGCCACCTGGACCAGTTGTTATTGGTCACCCATATGAATCTGTCCTCCAATCAACTGCAGAGGCTACCTCCTCAGTTTGCTATGCTACAGTGTTTGGAG GTCTTGGAGGCAAATAACAATTTCATAGAGGATTTGGAGGGTGTGTACCAACTACCCAAACTAGAGGAAGTATTCCTTAAGAACAACA AAATATCCAGGCTGGAAGACCTTCAGCCTCTGGCCTCCTGCCCTAAGCTGAAACGCCTCGATCTCCGTGGCAATCCCATCACCCAGACCGCCAACATCCAGTCAGAGTTGGCTGAGCTGCTGCCCTCTGTCACTGACTTTCTGTTCTGA